The Apodemus sylvaticus chromosome 22, mApoSyl1.1, whole genome shotgun sequence genome includes a region encoding these proteins:
- the LOC127672842 gene encoding Y-linked testis-specific protein 1-like, which yields MKPKHRMIATRQRTRSAVAYHTRSTAMKRMLSLKRVRTSLQKQRRRRPSSQVLGNIVGCRISHGWKEGNEPVTQWKAIVLGQLPTNPSLYLVKYDGIDCVYGLELLSDERISKLKVLPQKVVFPQVRDTRLARAMVGRAVEHKFEGKHGVKDNWKGLVLSQVPIMKAWFYITYQKDPVLYIYQLLDDYTEGNLRFISKTPPADMKSDTETEDDLTGKYVRYTRGDGSKKIGKVVYQALAKPSVYFIKFDGDVHIYVFNVVEKIR from the coding sequence ATGAAGCCTAAGCACAGAATGATAGCCACAAGGCAGAGGACCAGGAGTGCTGTGGCTTACCACACCAGGTCTACAGCCATGAAGAGGATGTTGTCTCTGAAGAGGGTGAGAACATCCctccagaagcagaggaggaggaggccttcTTCCCAGGTTCTGGGGAACATTGTCGGCTGCAGAATTTCTCATGGATGGAAGGAAGGTAATGAGCCCGTCACCCAATGGAAGGCCATCGTTCTAGGTCAACTGCCCACAAATCCCTCTCTCTATCTGGTGAAGTATGACGGCATTGACTGTGTCTACGGGCTGGAGCTCCTCAGTGATGAGAGGATCTCAAAACTGAAGGTCCTGCCTCAAAAAGTAGTGTTTCCTCAAGTGAGAGACACCCGCCTCGCCAGAGCCATGGTTGGCAGAGCAGTGGAACATAAATTTGAGGGCAAACATGGAGTTAAGGATAACTGGAAGGGGTTGGTGCTATCCCAGGTGCCAATCATGAAGGCCTGGTTTTACATTACCTACCAGAAAGACCCGGTTCTCTATATCTACCAACTCCTGGATGACTACACAGAAGGTAATCTCCGCTTCATTTCAAAGACTCCCCCAGCAGACATGAAGTCAGACACCGAGACTGAGGATGACCTAACAGGTAAATACGTGCGATACACCAGAGGCGACGGCTCCAAGAAGATCGGCAAGGTTGTTTACCAAGCTCTAGCTAAGCCGTCCGTGTACTTCATCAAGTTTGATGGCGACGTCCATATCTACGTCTTTAATGTGGTGGAAAAGATCCGTTAA